The genomic DNA ACGCCGGCGAAACCTGCTGGTCCATGATCGATAAAGACCGCGTCAAGATCGGCGGCAGCCAAACCGACTATCTTAACAGCGGCGATGTCCATGGTACGGATTGGGTGCCAGGAGAGTGCGATGTGTCCATCCGCAAGGGTTGGTTCTGGCATCCGGATCAGGCGCCGAAAACCGTGGATGAGCTGCTGGATATTTATTTCAAGTCCGTGGGACGGAACGGCGTACTGCTGTTGAACGTGCCGCCTGACCGTTCAGGACGCCTGGACGCCAAAGATGTGGCGGTACTGCGCGATTTTCGCCAACGGCTGAACGCTCTGTTTGCCGACAATCTGGCGCACCGGGCGCGCATCACCGCGGAGCCGACGCGCGGTGAAGAGGCTGCCTTTGCTGCAAGTCGGGTTGTGGATGAGCGGCAGGATACCTACTGGGCGACCGATGATTCAGTGACCAGTGCATTCCTGGAGCTGACGTGGCCGAAAGCCCAATGCTTCAACATCGTTTGCCTGCGCGAGCCGGTGTTTCTGGGGCAGCGAATTGAAAAATATCGCGTCGATGCCTGGAGGGAAACCGGTTGGATTACCCTCACCTCCGGCGCCACCATCGGCCATAAAAAGCTGGATCGCTTCCCCCGGACGCAGACCACCCGCCTGCGCATCCTGCTGGAAAAAAGCCGCGCCTGTCCACTGCTCTCTGAGGTGGGAGTGTATTGGGACTCAAAGGCCGGAGAATGAGCGACAACCGGTCTGACGATCGGTTTACCGCTGATAGACGCGCACGTAATCGATGGAATACTCTTGTGGAAAAATTTCCGCATCCACGCCCTGGGCGCCTCCCCAGTCTCCTCCGACGGCAAAATTTAAAATCAGATAATGCGGTTTGTCATAAGGCCAAGTGTCGTTTCCCCGTCCTTCATTGGCAAATGAAAAATATTTGATATCGTCCACAAAAAAGTCCATGTGATCCGGGAACCACTCCACCGCATAGACATGGAAAGCCTCCCACGGCCTGGGCACGACCAGTTTGGCGCCCTTGTTGGTCTGCAGCACATGGTTGTAGGCTTTGGTGTGGATGTTGGCATGGATCGTCTCCGGGTCGTATCCCACGTTTTCCATAATATCGATCTCGCCGCAATCAGGCCATGGCGTGTCGCCGAAATCGCTGCCCAGCATCCAGGCGGCCGGCCAAGTGCCTCTGCCGGTCGGCAGTTTGGCGCGCACTTCGATGCGGCCATAGGTCCATTCCCCCTTGCCCCGTGTGATCAGGCTGGCTGAGGTGTATTCCGCATGTTTGCGCGATTTCTGCCATTCCGGACTTGAAGGATCATATTCTGGATTTTTAAATTTTTCCTTCCGTGCCTGAATGATCAGCATGCCGTCACGAACCCGGCAGTTCTTCTTGCGCTTTTTCGTGTAGAATTGCTGCTCATGGTTGCGGATGAATCCATATTCATGACTCCATTTCGCTGGATCCGGCAGCCCGGATCGGTCGAAT from bacterium includes the following:
- a CDS encoding glycoside hydrolase family 16 protein, translated to MLRIAAWIILCATSIATTADWRLVWSDEFDRSGLPDPAKWSHEYGFIRNHEQQFYTKKRKKNCRVRDGMLIIQARKEKFKNPEYDPSSPEWQKSRKHAEYTSASLITRGKGEWTYGRIEVRAKLPTGRGTWPAAWMLGSDFGDTPWPDCGEIDIMENVGYDPETIHANIHTKAYNHVLQTNKGAKLVVPRPWEAFHVYAVEWFPDHMDFFVDDIKYFSFANEGRGNDTWPYDKPHYLILNFAVGGDWGGAQGVDAEIFPQEYSIDYVRVYQR
- a CDS encoding alpha-L-fucosidase, which gives rise to MTLLKRILQLLIFLSIAQAAEPARPPLPLLPIPTARQLQWQNSELIMFLHFGINTFTDREWGDGTESPALFNPGHLDAQQWATVARDAGFETLILTAKHHDGFCLWPSRYTAHSVKNSPWKSGRGDVVAELSQACKKFGLKMGLYLSPWDRHEPSYGQGAAYNQHYSAQLRELLTQYGPVHEIWFDGACGEGPNGKRQIYDFSIFWALVRQLQPQAVMFSDAGPDVRWIGNENGYAGETCWSMIDKDRVKIGGSQTDYLNSGDVHGTDWVPGECDVSIRKGWFWHPDQAPKTVDELLDIYFKSVGRNGVLLLNVPPDRSGRLDAKDVAVLRDFRQRLNALFADNLAHRARITAEPTRGEEAAFAASRVVDERQDTYWATDDSVTSAFLELTWPKAQCFNIVCLREPVFLGQRIEKYRVDAWRETGWITLTSGATIGHKKLDRFPRTQTTRLRILLEKSRACPLLSEVGVYWDSKAGE